One window from the genome of Rhodopseudomonas sp. P2A-2r encodes:
- a CDS encoding HupE/UreJ family protein has translation MVRIESLAGATQTERLSPTKTAFIIQAVPSVGEMAATYLGLGVEHIFFGFDHLLFVLALVILVRDWRRVAVTVTAFTIAHSTTLAAATLGFVNVPRPPVEATIALSIMLVSVEILNARGGKPGLTARLPWLVAFSFGLLHGFGFAGALAEVGLPQHAIPVALLFFNLGVETGQLAFVAAVLTAGGLFRTAMALRLEPALIQHTLNRLDVIAAYAIGTVAAFWLIERTSSFFV, from the coding sequence TTGGTTCGGATCGAAAGCCTTGCCGGCGCCACACAGACCGAACGGCTTTCTCCGACGAAGACAGCATTCATTATTCAAGCGGTGCCTAGCGTAGGAGAAATGGCTGCGACCTATCTGGGCCTTGGCGTCGAACACATTTTTTTCGGCTTCGATCACTTGCTATTTGTACTGGCGCTGGTGATCCTGGTTCGAGACTGGCGCCGCGTCGCCGTCACCGTGACGGCCTTCACGATCGCACACAGCACTACGCTTGCCGCGGCGACCCTAGGTTTCGTGAACGTGCCGCGTCCGCCCGTGGAAGCGACCATAGCGCTGAGCATCATGTTAGTTTCCGTCGAGATCCTGAATGCACGCGGTGGAAAGCCAGGTCTGACCGCGCGTCTGCCATGGCTAGTTGCCTTTAGCTTCGGGCTTCTACACGGTTTTGGATTCGCCGGAGCGCTGGCTGAGGTAGGGTTACCTCAACATGCGATCCCCGTTGCGCTGCTATTTTTCAACCTCGGCGTAGAGACCGGGCAGCTGGCTTTCGTGGCTGCGGTGCTAACGGCAGGCGGCTTGTTCCGAACCGCAATGGCGCTTCGCCTCGAACCTGCCCTGATTCAGCATACACTTAATCGGCTCGACGTGATCGCGGCGTACGCGATCGGTACGGTGGCTGCGTTTTGGCTGATCGAGAGGACCTCTTCATTTTTTGTGTGA
- the tnpA gene encoding IS66-like element accessory protein TnpA: protein MDTVDSAITKPVRRLEVFTGAGRRRTWSDEDKARVVAEIEASGDSVSGVARRHGLSPQQLFGWRRRVREAQAVVSKDDEPRFVPAVVTAALCETAGSRQRKARRQQRDEPLGGTIEVAIDGVTVRIGAGAPSDTIAAVLRALKAGA, encoded by the coding sequence ATGGACACAGTGGATAGTGCTATCACCAAGCCGGTTCGGCGGCTGGAGGTGTTCACCGGTGCGGGGCGCCGGCGGACGTGGAGCGACGAGGACAAGGCGCGGGTCGTCGCGGAGATCGAAGCCAGTGGCGACTCTGTTTCTGGCGTGGCACGGCGGCACGGATTGTCGCCGCAGCAATTGTTTGGCTGGCGCCGGCGAGTCAGGGAAGCTCAGGCGGTCGTTTCCAAGGATGATGAACCACGGTTCGTCCCGGCGGTGGTTACCGCGGCACTGTGCGAGACTGCGGGATCTCGACAGCGCAAGGCGCGGCGGCAGCAGCGGGACGAACCGCTTGGCGGAACGATCGAGGTTGCGATCGACGGCGTGACGGTGCGCATCGGCGCGGGCGCTCCGTCGGACACCATCGCCGCGGTGTTGCGGGCGCTGAAAGCCGGAGCGTGA
- the ssb gene encoding single-stranded DNA-binding protein, whose protein sequence is MSGVNKAIVVGHLGGDPDIRTGQSGKRVASFSVATSEQWRDKTSGERKESTDWHKIVVFSDGLVDIAEKYLKKGSKVYIEGKMKTRKWTDQGGVDRWVTEVVLQAFNATIVLLDKREGGVTPASDEGDYGSQRSGAADGSRPVVAPRGGSKPAGAPGADMDDDIPF, encoded by the coding sequence ATGAGCGGCGTTAACAAGGCAATCGTCGTTGGCCACCTCGGCGGCGATCCCGACATTCGCACCGGCCAAAGCGGCAAGCGCGTCGCGTCATTCAGCGTCGCGACTAGCGAGCAGTGGCGCGACAAGACGAGCGGCGAGCGCAAGGAAAGCACCGACTGGCACAAGATCGTCGTGTTTAGCGACGGCCTGGTCGATATCGCCGAGAAGTACCTGAAAAAAGGTTCAAAGGTTTACATCGAAGGCAAGATGAAAACCCGCAAGTGGACCGATCAGGGCGGCGTCGATCGGTGGGTGACTGAGGTGGTGTTGCAGGCGTTCAATGCAACGATCGTGCTGCTCGACAAGCGCGAGGGCGGCGTGACGCCGGCCAGTGATGAGGGCGACTACGGTTCGCAGCGCAGCGGCGCCGCCGACGGTTCGCGCCCTGTCGTCGCGCCGCGCGGTGGTAGCAAGCCGGCCGGCGCGCCTGGCGCCGATATGGATGACGACATTCCGTTTTGA
- a CDS encoding DNA primase has product MNDATPRARISDDQLHAIKDRNPVDAVAGAWVKLRTKRKGDAGRKAEFVGPCPICSRDPLAKAATRFECDANGWRCAVCSDGGDVIRLVMKRQGIDFMAAVEYLGGSREEVVTPKLARARGVRDHHAGLGDNANPYPSTEMDLCAAWRAGWADGERRAKYEVFARERERQRLRKFLRDATRIAGTPVEAYLAGRGLMVPPNARLKYHPAMILFNSGREVEPTVAHTGPAMLAPFYNAEGAGIGLHITWLDPAGPKGKARVVDPDTGEILPAKKMRGTKAGGFIDLGGCDPADATRLIAGEGIETVLAIYTALVRSGRDVSRTLFRAAGDLGNLAGGACATLAHPTAKTEGGRPQRVPGPDPDLTKPAMPVPDVAELVLLGDGDSDPFLTGHAMERARRRHEAPGRLVRVRFAPRGVDFDDLLTRPGEADVRRGDQ; this is encoded by the coding sequence ATGAACGACGCTACGCCGCGCGCCCGCATATCGGACGATCAGTTGCACGCGATCAAGGATCGCAACCCGGTTGATGCCGTCGCCGGCGCCTGGGTGAAGCTGCGCACAAAGCGCAAAGGGGACGCGGGCCGCAAAGCCGAATTCGTCGGGCCGTGCCCGATCTGCTCGCGCGATCCGCTGGCGAAAGCCGCCACGCGGTTCGAATGCGACGCCAATGGCTGGCGCTGCGCGGTGTGCAGCGATGGCGGCGACGTGATCCGCCTGGTGATGAAGCGCCAGGGCATCGATTTTATGGCCGCTGTCGAATATCTCGGCGGCTCGCGCGAGGAAGTGGTGACGCCGAAACTGGCGCGCGCTCGGGGCGTGCGCGACCATCACGCCGGCCTCGGCGACAACGCCAACCCGTATCCGTCGACTGAAATGGATCTGTGCGCCGCCTGGCGCGCCGGATGGGCCGACGGCGAGCGACGGGCGAAATATGAGGTGTTCGCCCGCGAGCGCGAGCGCCAGCGGCTTCGCAAGTTCCTGCGCGACGCCACCCGGATCGCCGGCACGCCGGTCGAGGCGTATCTCGCCGGGCGCGGTCTGATGGTGCCGCCAAACGCGCGCCTCAAATATCACCCGGCCATGATCCTGTTTAACAGCGGGCGCGAGGTCGAGCCGACCGTCGCGCATACCGGGCCGGCCATGCTGGCGCCGTTCTACAACGCCGAGGGCGCCGGCATCGGCCTGCATATCACCTGGCTCGATCCGGCCGGGCCGAAGGGCAAGGCGCGCGTCGTCGATCCTGACACCGGCGAGATATTGCCGGCGAAAAAGATGCGCGGCACCAAAGCCGGCGGCTTTATCGACCTCGGCGGTTGCGATCCCGCCGATGCAACCCGGCTGATCGCCGGCGAGGGCATCGAAACCGTGCTCGCGATCTATACCGCGCTCGTGCGCAGCGGGCGCGACGTGTCGCGCACGCTGTTCCGGGCGGCCGGCGACCTCGGCAACCTGGCCGGCGGCGCGTGTGCCACGCTTGCGCATCCGACGGCTAAGACGGAAGGCGGCCGGCCGCAACGCGTGCCGGGGCCTGATCCCGACCTGACAAAGCCGGCGATGCCGGTGCCCGATGTCGCCGAGCTGGTGTTGCTCGGCGATGGCGATAGCGACCCTTTCCTAACCGGGCACGCGATGGAGCGCGCCAGGCGCCGCCACGAGGCGCCGGGCCGCCTGGTGCGCGTGCGCTTCGCGCCGCGTGGCGTTGACTTTGACGATTTACTGACACGGCCAGGCGAGGCCGACGTGCGACGGGGCGACCAATGA
- a CDS encoding LexA family protein has protein sequence MQTPKKPVPPPKAPREYPNRIRELNRERGWSYDALAEKVGSHPKTIGALATGGAELTLTWMQRLARVYGVKAYEIIEKPEIANLRTVPVTGRVQAGEWADGHTFDTQVPRTIIIPNDDEFRRLDLYALQIEGESMNKLYAAGSIVVLSRLSQRPGEIVAGKRYHVVRTRGDLTEETIKTLVRDGAGEYWLQPESTSPAFAAFALEGEDGTTVELRGRVRHAFTKE, from the coding sequence ATGCAGACTCCGAAAAAGCCTGTTCCGCCGCCAAAGGCACCCCGCGAGTACCCGAATCGCATTCGGGAACTGAACAGAGAGCGCGGGTGGAGCTATGACGCACTGGCCGAGAAGGTCGGATCGCACCCCAAGACGATCGGCGCCCTGGCTACCGGCGGCGCTGAGTTGACCCTGACGTGGATGCAGCGCCTCGCGCGGGTTTATGGCGTGAAAGCCTACGAGATCATCGAAAAACCGGAAATAGCCAATTTACGCACAGTGCCGGTAACGGGCCGCGTGCAGGCCGGCGAATGGGCCGACGGTCATACGTTCGACACCCAAGTCCCGCGCACCATCATCATCCCGAACGATGATGAATTCCGCCGGCTCGACCTGTATGCCCTGCAAATCGAGGGCGAATCGATGAATAAACTGTATGCGGCCGGCTCGATCGTGGTGCTATCCCGGCTATCGCAACGGCCCGGCGAGATCGTCGCAGGCAAGCGCTACCACGTGGTACGGACGCGGGGCGATCTTACGGAGGAAACGATCAAAACCCTCGTGCGCGACGGCGCTGGCGAATACTGGCTACAACCCGAAAGCACCTCGCCGGCCTTTGCCGCCTTCGCCCTTGAAGGAGAGGATGGCACTACCGTAGAATTGCGGGGACGAGTGCGTCACGCGTTCACAAAAGAATAA
- a CDS encoding DNA-methyltransferase: MTAPLDLLAGRVLLHAGDCLDVMARLPANSIDACVTDGPYFLPEMEKRFGSANSARASGDRFFAEGAMSKFHGKAAIVGDICNRVETWAAVERVLKPGGYLLAFNAVVPFAHMQIAAEKAGFETRNVLQWLYGTGFPRGKPLGKFIDRQVFGDGLDDDEIERGPVSHSAAFYDEQDIALKPAAEFILMARKPLDGTIGENLIKWGVGALNVNACRIEHATGSSYPANVLHDGSAEVMAAFPADAGGKSVARFFWHPKADARDRAGSDHPTVKPIALMQWLVRLVTSPGQTVLDPFAGSGSTGEAAWREGRNAVLIEIDAQFQADIAQRMALCLAGPEERQRKIIKAKAAEPFAAGSLFAGL; this comes from the coding sequence ATGACGGCGCCGCTAGACTTGCTCGCCGGCCGGGTGTTGCTACACGCGGGCGATTGCCTCGACGTGATGGCGCGCCTGCCGGCGAATTCGATCGACGCATGCGTGACAGATGGGCCGTATTTCCTGCCCGAAATGGAAAAGCGTTTCGGCTCGGCGAACTCGGCGCGAGCAAGCGGCGATCGGTTTTTCGCCGAGGGCGCGATGTCGAAGTTTCACGGCAAGGCGGCGATCGTCGGCGACATCTGCAACCGCGTCGAGACTTGGGCGGCGGTCGAGCGCGTGTTGAAGCCCGGCGGGTATCTGCTCGCCTTCAACGCCGTGGTGCCGTTCGCGCACATGCAAATTGCCGCCGAAAAGGCCGGCTTTGAAACGCGCAACGTGCTGCAATGGCTGTACGGCACGGGCTTTCCGCGCGGCAAGCCGCTCGGCAAGTTTATCGATCGCCAGGTGTTCGGCGACGGCCTCGACGATGACGAGATTGAGCGCGGCCCAGTGTCGCATTCGGCGGCGTTCTATGACGAGCAAGACATCGCCTTAAAGCCGGCCGCCGAGTTTATCCTGATGGCGCGCAAGCCGCTCGACGGCACGATCGGCGAGAACCTGATCAAGTGGGGCGTCGGCGCCCTCAACGTGAACGCCTGTCGAATCGAGCACGCGACCGGATCGAGCTATCCGGCCAATGTGTTGCACGATGGATCGGCCGAGGTGATGGCGGCGTTTCCGGCGGACGCCGGCGGCAAGAGTGTCGCGCGATTTTTTTGGCACCCGAAAGCCGATGCGCGCGATCGTGCCGGCTCGGATCATCCGACGGTCAAGCCGATCGCGCTGATGCAGTGGCTTGTTCGCCTTGTGACCTCGCCAGGTCAAACCGTGCTCGATCCGTTTGCCGGAAGCGGCTCGACCGGCGAGGCGGCTTGGCGCGAGGGCCGCAACGCGGTGCTGATCGAGATTGATGCGCAGTTTCAAGCCGACATCGCGCAGCGCATGGCGCTGTGCCTGGCCGGGCCGGAAGAACGTCAACGCAAAATCATCAAGGCGAAAGCCGCCGAGCCGTTCGCGGCCGGCTCGCTGTTCGCTGGATTGTAG
- a CDS encoding peptidylprolyl isomerase, whose protein sequence is MIARLLREPLLQFLALGAMLFALYGLAGKRSADPPEKIVVSASRITNLGDGFARTWRRPPSEQELQGLIEDYVRDEIFYREGRAAGLDRDDVIIRRRVRQKMEFLAEKMSAPEPTDEQLAAYLAANPERFRTEDHLTFHQIFLSAARRPNTLESDSKQLGSVLAGADLSVDAMALGDPFLLGEEFRAMTQSKVTGVFGDAFAKRMAVMETGRWQGPISSSFGQHFVFVRERTSGELPPLEAVRTAVRREWANAERLEAERKLYASLRDRYEIVVETPSAKATSAEIER, encoded by the coding sequence TTGATCGCTCGGCTGCTGAGAGAGCCGCTACTGCAGTTCCTTGCGCTTGGTGCGATGCTGTTCGCGCTCTACGGCCTCGCGGGCAAACGAAGCGCCGACCCGCCCGAGAAAATCGTGGTATCCGCCTCGCGGATCACCAACCTCGGTGACGGATTTGCGCGAACCTGGCGGCGGCCGCCAAGCGAGCAGGAACTGCAGGGCCTGATCGAGGACTACGTCCGCGACGAGATCTTCTACCGCGAGGGCCGAGCGGCCGGCCTGGACCGCGACGATGTCATCATACGCCGCCGCGTGCGGCAGAAGATGGAATTTCTGGCGGAGAAAATGTCCGCACCCGAGCCAACCGATGAGCAGCTTGCCGCCTATCTTGCGGCCAATCCTGAACGATTCCGGACCGAGGATCATCTCACGTTTCATCAGATATTCCTGAGCGCCGCGCGGCGGCCGAATACCCTCGAGAGCGACAGCAAACAGCTTGGGAGCGTTCTGGCTGGAGCCGACCTGTCCGTGGATGCGATGGCGCTCGGCGATCCCTTCCTGCTGGGCGAGGAGTTCCGCGCCATGACTCAGAGCAAGGTTACGGGCGTATTTGGTGACGCCTTCGCCAAGCGAATGGCAGTCATGGAAACGGGGCGCTGGCAGGGGCCGATTTCTTCGAGCTTCGGGCAGCATTTCGTCTTTGTCAGGGAACGAACATCCGGAGAACTGCCACCGCTCGAGGCTGTCCGAACGGCCGTTCGCCGAGAGTGGGCGAACGCGGAGCGCCTTGAGGCGGAACGGAAGCTTTATGCCTCGCTTCGGGACCGCTACGAAATCGTCGTGGAGACGCCTTCAGCAAAGGCGACGTCAGCCGAGATCGAACGATGA
- the tnpC gene encoding IS66 family transposase — translation MPRDALPDDSETLKAMLLAERVQNERLRQIIRDLQRHQFGRRAETLPEDQMQLGLEDVEQAAARDVAEAEQATPAARQAGAAKRRANRGALPAHLPRIETTIDIDDKTCRCCQGALHRIGEDKSERLDIVPAKFRVLVTIRPKYACRQCEDGVVQAPAPARLIEGGLPTEATIAQVLVSKYADHLPLYRQAQIYGRQGVNLDRSTLADWVGHAAWHLRPLHQRLLDKLRERPKLFADETTLPVLDPGRGRTKTGQLWAYAADDRPWIGSDPPGVAYVYAPDRKAERPIAHLDSFRGILQVDGYAGYRRLAERGDVQLAFCWVHVRRNFYKLATPGPAPIASEALQRIAALYAIENDIRGRTAEERRTVRQQKSRSLVDALESWLRAKLGLISQKGKLAEAIRYALSRWEGLTRFLDDGRIELDNNAVERSIRPITLNRKNALFAGSDGGAEHWATIASLIETCKLNDIDPLGYLTDVLTRIASGHPNRDIDALLPWAYQKQDLRAVA, via the coding sequence ATGCCGCGCGACGCATTGCCCGATGATTCCGAGACCTTGAAAGCGATGCTGCTCGCCGAGCGGGTGCAGAACGAACGGCTGCGTCAGATCATCAGGGACCTGCAGCGCCACCAGTTTGGCCGCCGGGCGGAGACGCTGCCCGAGGACCAGATGCAGCTCGGTTTGGAAGACGTCGAGCAGGCGGCGGCGCGTGACGTCGCGGAAGCTGAGCAGGCGACACCGGCCGCACGACAGGCCGGAGCTGCGAAGCGTCGGGCCAATCGCGGCGCGCTGCCGGCGCATCTGCCGCGGATCGAGACCACCATCGATATCGACGACAAGACCTGCCGCTGCTGCCAGGGCGCGTTGCACCGGATCGGCGAAGACAAGAGCGAGCGGCTGGATATCGTGCCGGCGAAGTTCCGGGTGCTGGTCACGATCCGGCCGAAATACGCTTGTCGCCAATGTGAGGATGGCGTCGTGCAGGCCCCAGCGCCGGCGCGGCTGATCGAGGGTGGGCTGCCGACCGAAGCCACCATCGCCCAGGTGCTGGTGTCCAAATATGCGGATCATCTGCCGCTGTATCGGCAGGCCCAGATCTATGGCCGCCAGGGCGTCAACCTAGACCGCTCGACGCTGGCAGACTGGGTGGGCCATGCCGCCTGGCATCTGCGTCCGCTGCACCAACGCCTGCTCGACAAGCTCAGAGAGCGGCCAAAACTGTTTGCCGATGAGACGACGTTGCCGGTGCTGGATCCTGGTCGTGGTCGCACCAAAACCGGCCAGTTGTGGGCCTATGCCGCCGACGACCGGCCATGGATCGGATCCGATCCGCCAGGCGTGGCCTATGTCTACGCCCCGGACCGCAAGGCCGAGCGGCCGATCGCCCATCTCGACAGCTTCAGGGGCATCTTGCAGGTCGATGGCTATGCCGGCTACCGCCGGCTGGCCGAGCGCGGCGACGTGCAGCTGGCGTTCTGCTGGGTCCATGTGCGGCGCAACTTCTACAAGCTCGCCACACCCGGACCTGCGCCGATCGCCAGCGAAGCGCTGCAGCGCATCGCCGCGCTCTATGCGATCGAGAACGACATCCGCGGCCGCACCGCCGAGGAGCGTCGGACCGTGCGGCAGCAGAAAAGCCGCTCGCTGGTCGACGCATTGGAGAGTTGGCTGCGCGCAAAACTCGGGCTGATCAGCCAGAAGGGCAAGCTCGCCGAGGCAATCCGCTATGCGCTGTCGCGCTGGGAGGGCCTCACCCGCTTCCTCGACGATGGCCGCATCGAACTCGACAACAACGCCGTCGAGCGTTCTATCCGACCGATCACACTGAACCGGAAAAATGCCTTGTTCGCGGGCTCCGACGGAGGTGCCGAGCACTGGGCCACCATCGCCTCGCTGATC
- a CDS encoding class I SAM-dependent methyltransferase — MSESDKVFAGSIPDNYDRHMVPLIFEPFAEDIAKRAASLSPSAVLETAAGSGVVTRTLAPRLPSSARYVVTDLSQPMLDYAASRQRPDGRVEWRQADALALPFEDGAFDLVCCQFGAMFFPDRISGYREAKRVLKPGGYFLFNVWDRIEENVFADDVTNALAKLFSSDPPHFLARTPHGYHDTALIGSELKDAGFSRLAIETRAEQSRASSPRQVAVAYCQGTPLRNEIEARDAGGLDAATDHATCAIAERHGSGEVAAKIQAHVIVAVV; from the coding sequence ATGTCGGAATCTGACAAAGTGTTCGCTGGCTCTATTCCGGACAACTACGACCGCCATATGGTGCCGTTGATCTTTGAGCCGTTCGCTGAAGATATCGCGAAACGAGCGGCGTCCCTTTCGCCAAGCGCCGTTTTGGAAACCGCTGCGGGCAGCGGGGTCGTTACCCGCACATTGGCGCCAAGACTGCCTTCCAGCGCAAGGTATGTTGTCACCGACCTCAGTCAACCGATGCTCGACTACGCAGCGTCGCGGCAACGTCCCGACGGTCGCGTCGAATGGCGCCAAGCGGATGCTCTGGCGCTCCCGTTCGAAGATGGGGCCTTCGATCTCGTTTGCTGCCAGTTCGGCGCAATGTTTTTTCCCGACCGTATATCGGGCTATCGCGAAGCAAAGCGGGTGCTGAAGCCCGGAGGATATTTCTTGTTCAACGTATGGGACCGCATAGAAGAGAATGTTTTTGCCGATGATGTGACGAATGCTCTCGCAAAGCTTTTTTCGAGCGATCCGCCACATTTTCTGGCGCGCACGCCCCACGGTTACCACGACACCGCGCTGATCGGCAGCGAACTAAAGGACGCAGGTTTCTCCCGTTTGGCAATCGAGACAAGGGCAGAGCAAAGCCGCGCATCCTCGCCTCGCCAAGTCGCCGTCGCCTACTGTCAAGGAACTCCTCTTCGCAACGAAATCGAGGCGAGAGACGCGGGAGGACTGGACGCTGCAACCGACCACGCCACCTGTGCGATCGCGGAGAGACATGGCAGTGGCGAGGTTGCTGCAAAAATTCAAGCCCACGTAATCGTAGCGGTCGTCTAG
- a CDS encoding tyrosine-type recombinase/integrase, which yields MPRPSKGIRLHLRGDRYNADGKLSHASTWTIRDGSREIFTGCAPGETGKAEQKLKDYIAAKYTPTRKAQDIETIPIGDVLSIYLDDRPELAAGDSTPAKRFQKRIDRLNNFFGKYMLADINGALTRAYVKERGSDGGARRDLEDLRAAIGHHASEGLHRGLVKVTLPAKGKARDRWLTRSEAAALIWACWRTRETQTIHRGPMKGQKVTTDKRPLRHLARFILIGLYTGTRASAIAAASPVPAIGRAYVDLDRGIFYRLAEGHAETNKRQPPVPLPPRLLAHMRRWRERKLIARHFVEFNGAGVQSVKTGFKTAVGLAKLPGKVSPHTLRHTAATWLMQTGTPTWIAAGFLGMSEKTLIDTYGHHHPEFLQDAVENMTKKPRQRVGVKPSATVTDIKNHRPGFAPETTETNVDKEVQT from the coding sequence GTGCCGCGTCCAAGCAAAGGCATCCGACTCCACCTCCGAGGGGATCGGTACAACGCCGACGGCAAGCTTTCCCACGCCTCGACTTGGACAATCAGGGACGGCAGCCGGGAAATCTTCACAGGATGCGCTCCGGGCGAAACTGGCAAAGCTGAACAAAAGCTAAAGGACTACATTGCGGCGAAATACACGCCGACGCGCAAGGCGCAAGACATCGAGACGATTCCGATCGGCGACGTTCTGTCGATCTATCTCGACGATCGGCCCGAACTAGCGGCCGGCGACAGCACCCCGGCCAAGCGATTTCAAAAGCGCATCGATCGCCTGAATAATTTTTTCGGCAAGTATATGCTCGCCGACATCAACGGCGCCTTGACGCGCGCCTATGTCAAAGAGCGCGGCAGCGACGGCGGCGCCCGACGTGACCTAGAGGACTTGCGCGCGGCGATCGGGCACCATGCCAGCGAGGGCTTGCACCGTGGCCTCGTCAAGGTGACGTTGCCGGCTAAGGGCAAGGCGCGCGATCGTTGGCTTACGCGATCCGAGGCCGCCGCACTGATTTGGGCATGCTGGCGCACCCGCGAAACGCAAACCATCCACCGCGGCCCGATGAAGGGCCAGAAAGTCACCACCGACAAGCGCCCGTTGCGGCACCTGGCGCGCTTTATCCTGATCGGCCTCTATACCGGCACACGCGCCAGCGCAATCGCAGCGGCGTCGCCGGTGCCGGCGATCGGCCGGGCATACGTCGACCTCGACCGGGGCATTTTCTATCGCCTCGCCGAGGGCCACGCCGAAACCAACAAGCGCCAGCCGCCCGTGCCCTTGCCGCCCCGGCTGCTCGCGCACATGCGCCGATGGCGCGAGCGCAAACTGATTGCCCGGCACTTCGTCGAGTTCAACGGCGCCGGCGTTCAATCGGTCAAGACAGGATTTAAAACGGCGGTCGGCCTGGCGAAATTGCCCGGCAAGGTTAGTCCACACACCCTGCGGCACACCGCCGCGACGTGGCTGATGCAAACCGGCACCCCGACATGGATCGCCGCCGGCTTCCTCGGCATGTCCGAAAAAACCCTGATCGATACGTACGGCCACCATCACCCGGAATTCTTGCAAGACGCGGTTGAGAACATGACCAAAAAGCCGCGACAGCGAGTCGGCGTCAAACCCTCGGCGACCGTGACAGACATCAAAAATCACCGCCCCGGTTTCGCCCCGGAAACTACCGAAACCAACGTCGATAAAGAGGTGCAAACTTAA
- a CDS encoding phosphohydrolase: MSECDCLAPAAPSPAPSREAPAGRAGDWMQTFTGRQYWPLDPRVDEVDITDIAEALSKLCRYGGHTRRFYSVAEHCVLLARSPICPPRYRFAALMHDASEGYVVDVIRPIKPYLGGYAEIEHANMVVIAERYGFAWPMPPIIKEMDARILHDERDQAMAYPPADWNVPGAALDVQLQFWSPTRACDEFLAAFREFSR; the protein is encoded by the coding sequence ATGAGCGAGTGCGATTGCCTCGCGCCTGCCGCGCCCTCTCCCGCACCCTCTCGCGAAGCACCGGCCGGCCGCGCGGGTGATTGGATGCAGACGTTCACGGGCCGGCAGTATTGGCCGCTCGATCCGCGTGTCGATGAAGTTGATATCACCGACATCGCCGAGGCGCTGTCAAAGCTTTGCCGTTACGGCGGCCACACTCGGCGCTTCTATTCGGTGGCCGAACATTGCGTGCTGCTTGCCCGCTCGCCGATTTGCCCGCCGCGATATCGATTCGCGGCGCTGATGCACGATGCGAGCGAGGGTTACGTGGTCGACGTGATCCGGCCGATCAAGCCATACCTTGGCGGATATGCTGAGATCGAGCATGCAAACATGGTCGTGATTGCCGAGCGCTATGGCTTCGCGTGGCCGATGCCGCCGATCATCAAGGAAATGGATGCGCGAATTCTGCACGATGAGCGTGATCAGGCGATGGCTTACCCGCCGGCAGATTGGAATGTGCCGGGCGCGGCGCTCGACGTTCAACTGCAATTCTGGTCGCCGACTCGGGCTTGCGACGAATTCCTCGCCGCCTTCCGTGAGTTTTCGCGATGA
- the tnpB gene encoding IS66 family insertion sequence element accessory protein TnpB (TnpB, as the term is used for proteins encoded by IS66 family insertion elements, is considered an accessory protein, since TnpC, encoded by a neighboring gene, is a DDE family transposase.) yields the protein MIGPTGAVRVMVATRPVDFRKGADGLAALVRESMAADPFSGAVYVFRAKRADRIKLVYWDGTGLCLFAKRLEDGIFRWPKIEDGVIHLSAAQLSALLEGLDWRRVHAARETVTPAQPG from the coding sequence GTGATCGGCCCGACGGGCGCGGTCCGGGTGATGGTGGCGACCAGGCCTGTGGACTTCCGCAAGGGCGCCGATGGGTTGGCGGCCCTGGTGCGGGAGAGCATGGCGGCGGATCCGTTCTCGGGCGCAGTCTACGTGTTCCGCGCCAAGCGCGCGGATCGGATCAAGCTGGTGTATTGGGATGGCACGGGTCTGTGCCTGTTCGCCAAGCGGCTGGAGGACGGCATCTTCCGCTGGCCGAAGATCGAAGATGGCGTGATCCATTTGTCGGCCGCGCAATTGTCGGCGCTGCTCGAAGGGCTGGATTGGCGGCGTGTCCACGCGGCGCGCGAGACGGTGACGCCGGCACAGCCCGGCTAA